Proteins found in one Mixophyes fleayi isolate aMixFle1 chromosome 8, aMixFle1.hap1, whole genome shotgun sequence genomic segment:
- the LOC142099316 gene encoding beta-1,3-galactosyltransferase 2, whose amino-acid sequence MLQWRRRHCCLAKMTWNSKRSLFRTHLTGLLSLVFLFAMFLFFNHHNAFIGRVGIKENPVTHTIRGFKATKSETNSSLRNIWKDAFPQTLKPHTTSNLSNTESQQQGVTGLENTLSTNGSIYSEKGFGHQNLYHYKYIINEPEKCLEKRPFLILLIAAEPHQTEARQAIRQTWGNESLAPGIQILRLFLLGVHSKLNGLTEQAIVDESRQYHDIIQQEYLDTYYNLTIKTLMGMNWVATYCPNIPYVMKTDSDMFVNTEYLINKLLKPDQTPRTNYFTGYLMRGYAPNRNKDSKWYMSPELYPSERYPVFCSGTGYVFSGDLAGKIFKVSLSIRRLHLEDVYVGICLAKLRIDPKPPPNEFVFNHWRVSYSSCKYSHLITSHQFQPGELIKYWNHLQQNKHNACANAAKEKASRYRHRKMH is encoded by the coding sequence ATGCTTCAGTGGAGGAGACGCCATTGCTGCCTTGCCAAAATGACGTGGAATAGCAAGCGGTCTCTCTTCCGGACCCATCTAACTGGGCTTTTGTCACTTGTGTTTCTGTTCGCTATGTTCCTATTTTTTAATCACCACAACGCATTCATTGGCAGAGTTGGAATTAAAGAAAATCCAGTGACCCATACGATACGTGGATTCAAAGCAACTAAAAGTGAAACCAACAGCTCACTACGGAATATCTGGAAAGATGCTTTTCCTCAAACACTAAAGCCTCACACCACATCCAATTTAAGTAACACAGAATCACAGCAGCAAGGTGTGACTGGCTTGGAGAATACATTAAGCACCAATGGAAGTATTTACAGTGAAAAGGGTTTTGGTCATCAAAACTTATAccattacaaatatataataaatgagcCTGAGAAATGTCTGGAGAAAAGGCCTTTCCTTATATTACTCATAGCTGCAGAACCCCATCAAACTGAGGCTCGACAGGCTATTAGACAGACCTGGGGGAATGAGAGCCTTGCACCAGGAATTCAAATTTTAAGACTGTTTCTGTTAGGTGTGCACAGCAAGCTAAATGGGTTAACGGAACAGGCCATAGTTGATGAAAGCAGACAATACCATGATATCATCCAACAGGAATATTTAGACACTTATTATAATCTGACCATTAAGACACTTATGGGTATGAACTGGGTAGCAACATACTGTCCTAATATCCCATATGTCATGAAGACCGACAGTGACATGTTTGTTAATACTGAATATTTGATAAACAAACTTCTGAAGCCAGACCAAACCCCAAGAACCAACTATTTTACAGGGTATTTAATGAGAGGCTATGCACCCAACCGTAACAAAGACAGCAAATGGTATATGTCGCCAGAATTGTACCCAAGTGAGCGTTATCCTGTGTTTTGTTCTGGGACTGGTTATGTGTTCTCTGGAGACCTGGCAGGAAAGATATTTAAAGTCTCTTTAAGTATCAGAAGATTACATTTAGAGGATGTGTATGTTGGCATCTGTCTCGCGAAGCTACGCATTGACCCTAAACCTCCACCCAATGAGTTTGTATTTAATCACTGGAGAGTTTCCTACTCTAGCTGTAAATATAGTCACCTAATTACCTCCCATCAGTTCCAGCCTGGTGAATTGATCAAATATTGGAATCATTTACAACAGAATAAACACAATGCCTGTGCCAATGCAGCCAAGGAAAAAGCCAGTAGGTATCGACATCGCAAAATGCACTAA